The DNA window CTCACCTTAAGGTGTTCACCGCACACTTCTCGTGCAAGAGAAGATCCTTGATCACTTTGCATGCTTCGGGTCCCAAACTATTGAGCTGCAGGCtgagaggaagaagcagaagagcCTTTTAAGGTAAGAACCAGACACTCAAGTCTCTCTCATGCTGCTCACAGTTTGCCACCCTCTGGAGAAAAGCAACACTGCAATCCATTAAACCCTGAGGAAAACACATAATACAGCTGATTGAGGGTCAAAGGTTATGGCCAAAGGAGCTGAAACAAAATGGTGCCAGGAAAATGGCACTACGAGAACAGCCACACACAGTTGCAACACAGCTCTCGTTTAGCGCTGCACCCATTGCGTcctcacatgcacacaccagcAACTTACTGGAGCTTTCTGCATCGTAGCAAGATGGGGAAGAGAATCTGCAGGCTGCTCACATCAAGGTGGCAGGAGGCCAGGTTCAGTTCTTCCACCTCGTGGCTGGTGGTGCCCACCACGGCTGCCAGGACGCAGCATTTGAGAGGGGTCATCTTGACCGAGGAGAGGTTGATGGTCCGCAAGGACTGGATGGCTTCCGCGGTAAAACGCTCGTTCTGGAACTCGTGCAGGAAGAAGAGGTAGTCCATGAGCTCGGAGGGCGGAAGGCCCTTGCGGCTGTTCCGGATGACCGTTTTCTTCATGGCCTTGGCGATCTCAAAAGCCGTGAGGTTCTTGATGGGGCAGCCCAGCTGGTCCAAGATGGCCCGGTTACGCCGCGAGAGCAACCCGCCCATGAAAATGGGGAAGAGTTCGAAGACCTCGTCGTCAGGCACGTCGTCTGGATGCCGCATGGGGCCTTCCACCCCGAGGATGCTAAAGTTGATCTGGTCCAACACGTCGTCGTTGAAGTAGTCTTCCTCCTTGAACATCTCCACCGCCATGGTTCGGGCAATGGTGTCGCGGTCCTTGCTGCTGAACCGCGTGAAGTAACGGGGGAAGATCTTGATGAGGTTGAACAGGAGCGGCAGGATGCGCAAGGGCAAGAATTTGGAGACGAGGCTGATCACCAAGGCCACGTCTTCGCTCACCTTGCCGATGACCTCCGAGACTTCCTTGCCCACTTTCTGCACCAGGGTCTTCTTCTCACCCAGGACCATGTAGAGGGCCGCTAAATATTCCTGCATGGCAGGAATGGTGAACACAAATGTGTGTTCTTTCCCCGACTGCACGCAGGGCGTCAAGAAGAAACGAAAGACGTCTCTCCGGAAGACGTTCAGGAGGTTGAGCTCGCTCTCCGTCTTCATCTCCACCTCAAAGCAGCGGCGGAGGTCCTCCTCTGAGAAGGTGGTCTGCCGGGACATCACCCCCTCGTAGGCCAGCTTGCCCACCGTTTTAGCCACGTACTTCATCATGGAGATGTTGGAAGGGTCTGTGCTGTCCAGCACCTCCCCGCTGAAGTTGAGCCTCAGGAAGCTGGTGTAGATGCCGGTGAGGGTCTGTGTTGGAGGCACCGACTTGGTGAAGTGAAGGAAGTGCAAGGTGGTGCACACCAGCCAGCAGTAGGACGGCAGGAAGCAGGCCGCCGCGATCTGGTTGTGTCTCTCCAGGTTCCTGGACAGCATCTCCACCAGGTTGTCTTGCTCGCTGGCCTCCTCCGCCGTTGGGGGGCCGGAGGCTCCGAGACATTCGGGCTGGCGCAGGCGCATCTGGAAGTAGAGCTTCTGCAGGTTGATGTCGGAGAAGCCACAGACTTCCACGTAGCGGCCCACGAATTTGCTGGGGACCCGGCGCACAGCAGAAGGACGCGTGGTGACAATGATGCTCGCCTGGAGgaaagac is part of the Pogona vitticeps strain Pit_001003342236 chromosome 8, PviZW2.1, whole genome shotgun sequence genome and encodes:
- the NLRX1 gene encoding NLR family member X1 isoform X2 codes for the protein MPFRRCLPHGRSRWSRLKPLESGRQGRGLLTSSVPIGLVLGSRLDLKRFLHVGWILRSLRPPLRSSACHVAGHQQAPAQPASPKLSQMALKNVGTPEAIQKHQKSLANWFRQQPNEERQFGPSFALGAIHVDPVIRESSLEEILKPSPDLTIQNQLQASCNQVISLQNLFDVDACGQQVKNVVLYGTVGTGKSTLIKKMVMDWCHGRLPRFELLIPFSCEDLSQSNAPISLRRLITKKYLHLREVVPVLGTTNLRVLFILNGLDRLNLDFRLARTELCCDPNEPILPSAIVVNLLRKYMMPEASIIVTTRPSAVRRVPSKFVGRYVEVCGFSDINLQKLYFQMRLRQPECLGASGPPTAEEASEQDNLVEMLSRNLERHNQIAAACFLPSYCWLVCTTLHFLHFTKSVPPTQTLTGIYTSFLRLNFSGEVLDSTDPSNISMMKYVAKTVGKLAYEGVMSRQTTFSEEDLRRCFEVEMKTESELNLLNVFRRDVFRFFLTPCVQSGKEHTFVFTIPAMQEYLAALYMVLGEKKTLVQKVGKEVSEVIGKVSEDVALVISLVSKFLPLRILPLLFNLIKIFPRYFTRFSSKDRDTIARTMAVEMFKEEDYFNDDVLDQINFSILGVEGPMRHPDDVPDDEVFELFPIFMGGLLSRRNRAILDQLGCPIKNLTAFEIAKAMKKTVIRNSRKGLPPSELMDYLFFLHEFQNERFTAEAIQSLRTINLSSVKMTPLKCCVLAAVVGTTSHEVEELNLASCHLDVSSLQILFPILLRCRKLHLQLNSLGPEACKVIKDLLLHEKCAVNTLRLADNPLTEQGAHYLAEALAGNTSLNHLSLLHTSLGNQGVKLITQHLAQNQNLRELDVAYNSVTDEAALALVEEAKRHATLELVHLYFNEISEEGKQALHEMRKERDGIKVLIFLTMGADVSDYWTIILKVVQKNLPIWDRDRVQRHLSLFLEDLQSSRRQTVNPWKKAKFMRVEKEVKRMLADLQQGTL
- the NLRX1 gene encoding NLR family member X1 isoform X1, translating into MPFRRCLPHGRSRWSRLKPLESGRQGRGLLTSSVPIGLVLDPGSRLDLKRFLHVGWILRSLRPPLRSSACHVAGHQQAPAQPASPKLSQMALKNVGTPEAIQKHQKSLANWFRQQPNEERQFGPSFALGAIHVDPVIRESSLEEILKPSPDLTIQNQLQASCNQVISLQNLFDVDACGQQVKNVVLYGTVGTGKSTLIKKMVMDWCHGRLPRFELLIPFSCEDLSQSNAPISLRRLITKKYLHLREVVPVLGTTNLRVLFILNGLDRLNLDFRLARTELCCDPNEPILPSAIVVNLLRKYMMPEASIIVTTRPSAVRRVPSKFVGRYVEVCGFSDINLQKLYFQMRLRQPECLGASGPPTAEEASEQDNLVEMLSRNLERHNQIAAACFLPSYCWLVCTTLHFLHFTKSVPPTQTLTGIYTSFLRLNFSGEVLDSTDPSNISMMKYVAKTVGKLAYEGVMSRQTTFSEEDLRRCFEVEMKTESELNLLNVFRRDVFRFFLTPCVQSGKEHTFVFTIPAMQEYLAALYMVLGEKKTLVQKVGKEVSEVIGKVSEDVALVISLVSKFLPLRILPLLFNLIKIFPRYFTRFSSKDRDTIARTMAVEMFKEEDYFNDDVLDQINFSILGVEGPMRHPDDVPDDEVFELFPIFMGGLLSRRNRAILDQLGCPIKNLTAFEIAKAMKKTVIRNSRKGLPPSELMDYLFFLHEFQNERFTAEAIQSLRTINLSSVKMTPLKCCVLAAVVGTTSHEVEELNLASCHLDVSSLQILFPILLRCRKLHLQLNSLGPEACKVIKDLLLHEKCAVNTLRLADNPLTEQGAHYLAEALAGNTSLNHLSLLHTSLGNQGVKLITQHLAQNQNLRELDVAYNSVTDEAALALVEEAKRHATLELVHLYFNEISEEGKQALHEMRKERDGIKVLIFLTMGADVSDYWTIILKVVQKNLPIWDRDRVQRHLSLFLEDLQSSRRQTVNPWKKAKFMRVEKEVKRMLADLQQGTL